A DNA window from Mucilaginibacter xinganensis contains the following coding sequences:
- the purL gene encoding phosphoribosylformylglycinamidine synthase subunit PurL, whose product MEHQELTTVETAKDLGLLPEEFERIKEILGRVPNFTELSIFSVMWSEHCSYKNSITWLKTLPKDGPRMLAKAGEENAGLVDLGGGVGCAFKIESHNHPSALEPYQGAATGVGGINRDIFTMGARPIAQLNSLRFGDLSLDRTKWLIKGVVKGISHYGNAFGIPTVGGELFFDECYNVNPLVNAFSAGIVREGETVSATSYGVGNPVYIVGSATGKDGIHGAAFASKDITEDSVNDLPAVQVGDPFQEKLLLEATLEVIKTGAVIGMQDMGAAGIICSNSEMSAKGEHGMVIWLDKVPMRQEHMKPYEILLSESQERMLIVVQKGREKDVEAVFDKWDLNCAIIGEVTDTKRLVYYMNGEMVADVPADDLVLGGGAPVYEREYREPAYFKENQKFKIEDVEEPADLIAVAEHLISHPNIASKRWVTDQYDSMIGTSTMTTNRPSDAAVVAVKDTDKAIVITVDCQSRYVYADPEKGTAIAVAEAARNITCAGGEPVAITNCLNFGNPYKPEVYWQFVGAIKGMGEACRKFETPVTGGNVSFYNQSTDDGPVFPTPTIGMLGVMDDLSNLMTSDFKQPGDLVYLIGESVNDIASSQYLASYHKISAAPAPYFDLDKEYDMHQVVKQLIRHKVIQSAHDVADGGLYVTLVESAMPNGLGFEIETDSDIRKDAFLFGEAQGRVVVSIAPEEQERFIELMSTSEVDFSLLGTVTNGFLNVDEQLFGHITDIKMVYDNVLHEILGA is encoded by the coding sequence TTGGAGCACCAGGAATTAACCACCGTTGAAACCGCCAAAGATTTAGGCTTACTACCCGAAGAATTTGAACGTATAAAAGAAATATTAGGGCGTGTGCCCAATTTTACTGAGCTGTCTATTTTCTCGGTAATGTGGAGCGAGCACTGCTCTTACAAAAACTCAATTACATGGCTGAAAACTTTACCTAAGGATGGTCCGCGAATGCTGGCTAAGGCGGGTGAAGAAAATGCAGGCCTTGTTGATTTGGGCGGCGGCGTAGGCTGTGCCTTTAAAATAGAATCACACAATCACCCCTCGGCGCTTGAGCCCTACCAGGGCGCAGCAACGGGCGTTGGCGGTATAAACCGTGATATATTTACCATGGGTGCCAGGCCGATTGCACAGTTAAACTCGCTTCGCTTTGGCGATTTAAGCCTTGACCGTACCAAATGGCTTATAAAAGGTGTTGTTAAAGGCATTAGTCACTATGGTAATGCCTTTGGGATCCCAACAGTTGGCGGTGAGCTGTTTTTTGACGAATGCTACAACGTTAACCCATTGGTTAACGCATTTTCTGCCGGAATAGTTAGGGAAGGCGAAACCGTTTCTGCAACATCATACGGTGTTGGAAACCCGGTTTATATAGTAGGATCGGCAACCGGTAAGGATGGGATCCATGGTGCGGCTTTTGCATCCAAGGATATTACTGAAGATTCAGTTAATGATCTTCCGGCCGTTCAGGTTGGTGACCCGTTCCAGGAAAAATTATTGCTGGAAGCAACACTTGAAGTTATTAAAACAGGTGCCGTTATAGGCATGCAGGATATGGGTGCAGCAGGTATTATATGTTCTAACTCCGAGATGTCGGCCAAGGGTGAACATGGTATGGTGATCTGGCTGGATAAAGTGCCAATGCGCCAGGAACACATGAAACCATACGAGATCCTGCTTTCTGAATCACAGGAGCGTATGCTGATCGTGGTTCAAAAAGGAAGGGAGAAAGACGTGGAGGCTGTATTTGATAAGTGGGATTTGAACTGCGCCATTATTGGTGAAGTAACCGATACCAAACGCCTGGTGTATTACATGAATGGCGAAATGGTTGCCGATGTGCCTGCAGACGACCTTGTGTTGGGCGGTGGTGCACCTGTTTACGAACGCGAATACCGCGAACCTGCTTATTTTAAGGAAAATCAAAAATTTAAAATTGAAGATGTTGAAGAACCTGCAGATTTGATTGCAGTTGCTGAGCATTTGATCAGTCACCCAAATATCGCTTCAAAAAGATGGGTAACTGACCAGTACGACTCAATGATAGGTACTTCAACCATGACAACCAACCGCCCCAGCGATGCGGCTGTGGTTGCTGTGAAAGATACGGACAAAGCTATTGTAATAACGGTTGATTGCCAGTCGCGCTACGTATATGCTGATCCTGAAAAGGGAACTGCTATAGCTGTTGCCGAGGCTGCGCGTAACATTACCTGTGCCGGTGGCGAGCCGGTTGCTATAACCAATTGCCTTAATTTCGGTAATCCATACAAGCCAGAGGTTTACTGGCAGTTTGTTGGCGCCATAAAGGGAATGGGTGAGGCTTGCCGTAAATTTGAAACACCGGTTACCGGTGGTAACGTAAGCTTTTACAATCAATCCACAGATGATGGCCCTGTATTCCCAACACCTACCATAGGGATGCTTGGTGTTATGGACGATTTGTCGAACCTGATGACGTCAGACTTTAAACAACCCGGCGACCTGGTTTATTTGATAGGTGAGTCGGTTAATGATATTGCATCTTCACAATACCTGGCTTCGTATCATAAAATATCGGCGGCACCCGCCCCGTATTTTGACCTTGATAAGGAATACGATATGCACCAGGTTGTTAAACAACTGATCAGGCATAAAGTCATCCAGTCTGCACATGACGTGGCCGATGGCGGTTTATACGTTACGCTGGTTGAATCGGCGATGCCAAATGGTTTAGGATTTGAAATTGAAACTGACAGCGATATCCGCAAAGATGCTTTTCTTTTTGGTGAGGCACAGGGTAGGGTAGTAGTAAGTATTGCGCCGGAAGAGCAGGAACGTTTTATTGAGTTGATGTCAACCAGCGAGGTTGATTTTAGCCTGCTTGGTACCGTGACCAACGGGTTTTTAAACGTTGATGAACAGTTGTTTGGCCACATTACGGATATCAAAATGGTTTATGACAACGTGCTGCACGAAATTTTAGGTGCATAA
- the gloA2 gene encoding SMU1112c/YaeR family gloxylase I-like metalloprotein: MLKLNRVHHIAIICSDYQKSKHFYSEILGLKIVREVYREERQSYKLDLEVGDQYQIELFSFPDPAARPSRPEAAGLRHIAFDVDDIDEAAAHIKSANISVEAIRTDEFTGKRFTFFADPDGLPVELYEV; encoded by the coding sequence ATGTTAAAGTTAAACCGGGTACACCACATTGCTATTATTTGTTCGGATTATCAAAAATCCAAACACTTTTACAGTGAGATACTTGGTTTAAAAATAGTTCGCGAAGTTTATCGCGAAGAAAGACAATCATATAAGCTCGACCTGGAAGTGGGCGATCAATACCAGATCGAGCTTTTTTCCTTTCCCGATCCGGCCGCGCGACCCTCGCGGCCTGAAGCAGCCGGGTTACGTCATATAGCTTTTGATGTAGATGATATTGATGAAGCTGCGGCGCATATCAAAAGCGCTAATATCTCAGTGGAAGCTATCCGGACAGACGAATTTACCGGCAAGCGGTTTACCTTTTTTGCCGACCCGGATGGATTGCCTGTTGAGCTTTACGAAGTTTGA
- a CDS encoding ammonium transporter yields MKKFIPFGVLIAVIILALVFPSVDVVNIKDSQINSGDTAWLLVSTALVLIMTPGLAFFYGGMVSKKNVLSTMMQSFVCMGVITIIWVIFGFSLAFGDDMGGFIGNPGTFFMMKGMLGNATWKLAPTIPLVLFAMFQLKFAVITPALITGAFAERIRFNSYIIFLCLFMVVIYAPLAHSTWHPDGFLFKLGVLDFAGGTVVHMSAGWAALASALYLKQRTEKAHAPARISYVLLGTGLLWFGWFGFNAGSALGSNTLAATALGTTTTASAAAAIAWIFFDMLRGKKPSVMGACIGAVVGLVAITPAAGFVTIPHSLIVGIVAAVVSNLVVIWRSSTNIDDTLDVFPCHGVGGMVGMLMTGIFAHVNVNSANTTGNGLYYGETHLFFIHLIALVGVSAFAFFGSLLLLKITDMISKLRVSPQEELIGLDISQHDEEL; encoded by the coding sequence ATGAAAAAATTCATACCTTTTGGCGTACTTATAGCTGTAATTATACTTGCCCTTGTTTTTCCGTCAGTTGATGTTGTAAACATTAAAGACAGCCAGATAAATTCGGGAGATACCGCCTGGTTGCTTGTTAGTACAGCGCTGGTACTTATTATGACACCCGGCCTTGCGTTCTTTTACGGCGGCATGGTAAGCAAAAAAAATGTATTATCAACCATGATGCAAAGCTTTGTATGCATGGGTGTTATCACTATTATATGGGTAATATTTGGCTTCAGTCTTGCCTTTGGCGATGACATGGGCGGCTTTATAGGAAACCCCGGTACATTCTTTATGATGAAAGGCATGCTGGGTAACGCTACCTGGAAACTTGCACCTACAATTCCGCTGGTGCTTTTTGCCATGTTCCAGTTAAAATTTGCGGTAATTACCCCTGCACTCATCACCGGCGCATTTGCCGAACGGATTCGCTTCAACTCTTATATTATATTCCTTTGCCTGTTCATGGTGGTTATTTACGCACCATTGGCGCATTCAACCTGGCATCCCGATGGCTTTTTATTTAAATTGGGCGTACTTGATTTTGCAGGCGGAACAGTGGTCCACATGTCTGCCGGCTGGGCGGCCCTTGCTTCGGCCTTATATCTTAAACAACGTACAGAAAAAGCGCACGCTCCCGCCCGTATCAGCTATGTATTATTAGGCACGGGCTTGCTTTGGTTTGGCTGGTTTGGCTTTAATGCAGGTTCGGCATTAGGCTCCAATACACTTGCTGCAACGGCATTGGGCACCACCACTACGGCGTCGGCAGCGGCGGCAATAGCCTGGATATTTTTCGATATGCTGCGCGGGAAAAAGCCTTCTGTTATGGGCGCTTGTATCGGCGCGGTGGTTGGCCTTGTAGCTATTACTCCGGCTGCTGGTTTTGTAACCATCCCCCACTCATTAATAGTAGGTATTGTTGCAGCGGTAGTAAGTAACCTGGTAGTGATATGGAGGTCATCAACCAATATAGATGATACACTTGATGTATTTCCCTGCCATGGTGTAGGCGGCATGGTGGGCATGTTAATGACCGGCATTTTTGCGCACGTTAACGTAAACTCAGCCAACACCACCGGCAACGGCCTTTATTATGGCGAAACACATTTATTCTTTATCCACCTGATCGCGCTGGTTGGCGTATCGGCATTTGCGTTTTTTGGATCTTTACTACTCTTAAAAATCACCGATATGATCAGCAAACTGCGGGTATCACCTCAGGAAGAACTAATTGGCCTTGACATAAGCCAGCACGACGAAGAATTATAA
- a CDS encoding ammonium transporter — protein sequence MKQKLTKEGLLSSVRQLTREKWQLGATIFAGKMIGLGLIIMAMMILPGIFGTKAHAAAEVYTAHETSLINTVNTVWTLVAAFLVFGMQAGFVMLEAGFARKRETVNVLMECVFDTCLCGILFYAVGYAFMFGHGNGFIGWGGLGSDGKTITNWFFLQNTPATYEATGIPLLAHWIFQYAFADTCSTIVSGAMIGRTSFRGDILYSIGITGFIYPIIGHWAWGPDGFLALMGTAGNFLPGLGQGFRDFAGSTVVHTIGGMASLAGAIVLGPRLGRIFARDDKAKGGLPPGHNLLVAAVGGFILWFGWYGFNPGSTLSAMDGQGIGRVAANTTLAACSAGFTAMLAALWWGPTKGKFDLAFTVNGFLAGLVAITCPCYWVSPLGALLLGGVAGFIVFAGVYIFEWFRIDDPVGAVSVHGLNGIWGTLSLGLFASGQYGATGPTGADNSAPVTGLFYGGGTHVLAAQAIGTFTIAIAVFVVTFIMMFVINKLPNPWRLRVEEHGEVGVGGLDVFDHGIEVYPPQDEDVSLSGLFETGAKVTA from the coding sequence ATGAAACAAAAATTGACAAAGGAGGGCCTGCTTAGTTCAGTCCGACAACTGACCCGGGAAAAATGGCAACTTGGAGCGACCATTTTTGCGGGGAAAATGATAGGCTTAGGGCTTATTATTATGGCAATGATGATTTTGCCGGGAATTTTTGGAACTAAAGCACACGCTGCAGCTGAGGTTTACACGGCCCACGAAACGTCATTAATAAATACCGTTAATACAGTGTGGACGCTGGTTGCTGCATTTTTGGTATTTGGTATGCAGGCAGGCTTTGTAATGCTGGAAGCCGGATTTGCCCGTAAAAGGGAAACGGTAAACGTTCTAATGGAATGTGTGTTTGATACCTGCCTTTGCGGTATTTTGTTTTATGCTGTTGGTTATGCATTTATGTTTGGTCACGGTAACGGGTTTATTGGCTGGGGCGGATTAGGTTCTGATGGAAAAACCATCACTAACTGGTTTTTCCTGCAAAATACACCTGCTACTTACGAAGCTACCGGTATTCCTCTTTTAGCACATTGGATTTTCCAATATGCTTTTGCTGATACTTGTTCAACAATAGTTTCAGGCGCTATGATCGGTCGTACAAGCTTCCGTGGCGATATTCTTTATTCAATTGGTATTACCGGCTTTATTTACCCAATTATTGGCCACTGGGCCTGGGGACCTGATGGTTTCCTTGCGCTTATGGGTACTGCAGGAAACTTCCTTCCTGGTTTAGGACAAGGTTTCCGCGATTTCGCCGGTTCAACCGTAGTACACACCATTGGTGGTATGGCTTCACTGGCTGGTGCCATTGTATTAGGCCCACGGCTAGGCAGGATATTTGCACGCGATGACAAAGCTAAAGGTGGATTGCCTCCTGGCCATAACTTATTGGTTGCTGCTGTAGGTGGCTTTATTTTATGGTTTGGCTGGTATGGTTTCAATCCGGGCAGTACACTTTCTGCAATGGATGGACAAGGTATTGGCCGTGTTGCTGCTAATACCACACTTGCTGCTTGTTCGGCTGGCTTTACTGCCATGCTTGCCGCTTTATGGTGGGGCCCAACCAAAGGTAAATTCGATTTGGCATTTACCGTTAATGGTTTCCTTGCCGGTTTGGTTGCTATTACTTGTCCATGTTACTGGGTTAGCCCGCTGGGTGCTTTATTGTTAGGTGGTGTTGCCGGATTTATCGTATTTGCCGGTGTGTATATTTTCGAGTGGTTCCGTATTGACGATCCGGTTGGCGCAGTTTCTGTACACGGATTAAACGGTATTTGGGGTACACTTTCATTAGGTTTATTTGCCAGCGGCCAGTATGGTGCTACAGGGCCCACCGGAGCCGATAATTCAGCGCCGGTTACCGGTTTGTTTTACGGCGGTGGCACACATGTGCTTGCGGCCCAGGCCATAGGTACATTCACCATAGCAATTGCTGTGTTTGTAGTAACTTTTATAATGATGTTTGTCATTAATAAATTACCAAATCCATGGAGATTACGTGTTGAAGAGCATGGCGAAGTTGGCGTTGGCGGACTTGATGTGTTTGATCACGGAATTGAAGTTTACCCTCCGCAAGACGAGGATGTTAGCTTAAGCGGGCTGTTTGAAACAGGTGCTAAGGTTACCGCTTAA
- a CDS encoding DUF4468 domain-containing protein, producing the protein MKKLIAVSVLVLLTTVAFAQKDSLAVDENNKYIYYQVVSQPGLPFDTLFNRALYFFKKAYPESALKLETVDKEKGMFTASGYLLVSKKTLLTSHEDGAVSFSMRVDVKDSKYRYWLSDFVFNPYQRNRFNTYESVPGIYIPLEKPERKIEKKDLLAYLDGVLTGSRKIGATLKQFMLKTSSLKKEVKLKKISTKDW; encoded by the coding sequence ATGAAAAAATTGATAGCTGTATCAGTGTTGGTTTTATTAACAACCGTGGCTTTTGCACAAAAAGATTCATTGGCGGTTGATGAAAACAATAAATATATTTATTACCAGGTTGTATCGCAGCCAGGTTTGCCTTTCGATACCCTTTTTAACCGGGCGCTTTATTTTTTTAAAAAAGCTTATCCGGAATCAGCGCTTAAGCTAGAAACCGTAGATAAAGAAAAGGGAATGTTTACCGCTTCGGGCTATTTGCTTGTGTCAAAAAAAACACTGCTAACCTCGCACGAAGATGGCGCTGTAAGTTTCTCGATGCGCGTTGATGTGAAAGACAGCAAATACCGTTACTGGCTTTCTGATTTTGTATTTAATCCATACCAGCGCAATAGATTTAATACTTATGAATCTGTGCCCGGAATTTACATTCCGCTGGAAAAACCGGAACGAAAAATAGAAAAGAAGGACCTTTTGGCATACCTTGATGGCGTACTTACCGGCAGCCGTAAAATAGGTGCAACGCTAAAACAATTTATGCTTAAAACCTCCTCGTTAAAGAAAGAAGTTAAGCTCAAAAAGATTTCTACTAAAGATTGGTAG
- a CDS encoding energy transducer TonB, translating to MLTSKFDLYKTEWLDLVFDDRNKAYGAYNLRQTYAGTMVKAMGITFTGVAFLAGSTFLFKKHVIVDQIPKNDTTVVRLHPYAAPQVEKQKPEVIKPLKAADPIKTIQNPPPVVAPDMLAKQTVKTVDLNSAASGLQTLSGKGGDNIEVPVDEPGNGAGKAIPGPDETIHPPIGLDVMPAPVGGDAAWAKFLSKNLRFPVPAQEEGISGKVFLSFIIEKDGHLSNITVDRPAGHGFDEEALRVLKLAKAWKPGMQNGQAVRVKYSIPINFQLAD from the coding sequence ATGCTTACCTCGAAATTTGATTTGTACAAAACCGAGTGGCTCGATCTTGTATTCGATGACCGTAACAAAGCTTACGGCGCCTACAATTTAAGGCAAACTTATGCCGGCACTATGGTAAAGGCGATGGGAATTACCTTTACCGGAGTTGCTTTTTTGGCTGGCAGTACCTTTTTGTTTAAAAAACACGTAATTGTTGATCAAATACCTAAGAATGATACTACTGTGGTCCGCCTGCATCCTTATGCAGCGCCACAGGTTGAGAAGCAAAAACCCGAAGTCATAAAGCCGTTAAAAGCAGCCGATCCAATAAAAACTATACAAAACCCTCCGCCCGTTGTAGCGCCTGATATGCTTGCAAAGCAAACTGTTAAAACAGTGGATTTAAATTCTGCCGCAAGCGGTTTGCAAACCCTAAGTGGAAAAGGTGGTGATAATATAGAAGTGCCCGTAGATGAGCCAGGAAATGGTGCCGGAAAAGCTATACCTGGCCCTGATGAAACCATTCATCCGCCAATTGGGCTTGATGTTATGCCGGCACCTGTGGGCGGCGATGCAGCCTGGGCAAAGTTTTTAAGTAAAAATTTAAGGTTTCCGGTGCCTGCTCAAGAAGAGGGAATAAGCGGCAAGGTTTTTTTAAGTTTTATTATTGAGAAGGACGGCCATTTATCAAATATAACGGTAGACAGGCCTGCCGGGCATGGTTTTGATGAGGAAGCGCTGCGTGTATTGAAATTGGCCAAAGCCTGGAAACCCGGAATGCAAAATGGACAGGCGGTGCGCGTTAAATATTCAATCCCGATTAATTTTCAGCTAGCTGATTAA
- a CDS encoding energy transducer TonB produces the protein MLISKFDLYKTEWLDLVFDDRNKAYGAYNLRQTYAGTMVKAMGITFFGVAVLCAASIILTRVPDRLQVIHVINDPYIQPPPIKEIKEVKPPEAPSHTKPELVKPIATIRDVPPVVVADSKAEKPVINDQINAAIGQTTNTEGDKGIVNAPPADHPVGGGTGAAVDNTVHDFNGLEAMPEPVGGSAAWAKFLNKNLRYPVAAQEDGLSGKVLLSFIIEKDGHLSNITVDGAAGHGFDEEALRVLKLAKAWKPGMQNGQAVRVKYSIPINFQLAE, from the coding sequence ATGCTTATCTCAAAATTTGATTTGTACAAGACCGAGTGGCTCGATCTCGTATTCGATGACCGTAACAAAGCTTACGGCGCCTACAATTTAAGGCAAACCTACGCCGGTACTATGGTAAAGGCAATGGGCATCACCTTTTTTGGTGTGGCTGTGCTTTGCGCGGCCAGTATTATATTAACACGGGTTCCTGACCGGCTACAGGTTATACACGTAATAAATGATCCGTATATTCAGCCGCCGCCAATTAAGGAAATCAAAGAAGTTAAACCACCCGAAGCCCCCAGTCACACTAAACCGGAACTGGTTAAACCCATTGCTACCATTAGGGACGTTCCCCCGGTTGTAGTTGCCGACAGTAAAGCTGAAAAACCTGTAATAAATGATCAGATTAACGCAGCAATTGGGCAAACAACCAATACTGAAGGGGACAAAGGTATTGTAAACGCACCTCCGGCAGATCATCCGGTGGGAGGAGGAACCGGGGCAGCAGTTGATAATACTGTACATGATTTTAATGGACTGGAAGCGATGCCCGAACCTGTTGGCGGCAGCGCAGCATGGGCGAAGTTTTTAAATAAGAACTTGCGGTATCCCGTGGCGGCCCAGGAGGATGGATTGAGTGGTAAAGTGTTGCTAAGCTTCATTATAGAGAAAGATGGCCATTTATCAAACATAACTGTAGATGGGGCTGCCGGGCATGGTTTTGATGAGGAAGCGCTGCGTGTATTGAAATTGGCCAAAGCCTGGAAACCCGGAATGCAAAATGGACAGGCTGTGCGCGTTAAATATTCAATCCCGATTAATTTTCAGTTAGCTGAATAG
- a CDS encoding porin — MKKKFLLFSLLAAASLFTFKAQAAGMPADTGKTAAVDPPLVFSGSVDTYYKADFSGHPNIGTSFANENNSVSVGMIDLALKKKVGKAAFVGELSFGPRSDQSIPTSGYHIQNLYVSYDVTDKFNLTAGYMATFVGYEVISPAGNFNYSTSYLFTNGPFQNAGFKATYAFSDKVSLMAGIFNNKWNYYSSLSADNTTYGDVSTFGAQLMIAPVKGWTAYLNLVTGSYSGTEFDLTTAYQITGAFKLGLNAATFKAPNNGGGFDGVALYPQLAVSPAVTFGLRGEYFKVKDNGGNVKGITVTSNIKAGPLTIIPEVRFDSKSSDFGTVFTDSNGALTNHASQFVLAAVYAF, encoded by the coding sequence ATGAAAAAAAAATTTTTACTCTTTTCTTTACTTGCCGCTGCTTCCCTTTTTACTTTTAAAGCACAGGCAGCCGGCATGCCGGCTGATACAGGTAAAACTGCAGCCGTTGATCCGCCGCTGGTATTTTCAGGATCTGTTGATACTTATTATAAGGCTGATTTCTCAGGTCATCCAAACATCGGTACCAGCTTTGCAAACGAAAACAACTCCGTATCAGTGGGTATGATTGATCTGGCCCTTAAGAAAAAGGTAGGCAAGGCAGCCTTTGTAGGCGAGTTGTCTTTCGGCCCCCGCAGCGATCAGTCTATCCCTACTTCAGGTTACCATATCCAAAACTTATACGTTTCATACGATGTTACCGATAAGTTTAACCTTACCGCAGGCTACATGGCAACTTTTGTGGGTTACGAAGTAATTTCACCTGCCGGTAATTTCAATTATTCTACTTCTTATTTATTTACCAACGGGCCGTTCCAGAATGCAGGCTTTAAAGCTACTTACGCTTTCAGCGATAAGGTAAGCTTAATGGCAGGTATCTTTAACAACAAATGGAACTACTACTCATCATTAAGCGCTGATAACACAACTTATGGTGATGTATCTACTTTTGGTGCCCAGTTGATGATTGCCCCGGTAAAAGGGTGGACCGCTTATCTGAACCTGGTAACCGGTTCATACTCGGGAACAGAATTTGACCTTACTACTGCCTACCAGATAACCGGTGCATTTAAACTGGGGCTTAATGCAGCTACTTTTAAAGCACCTAACAACGGTGGTGGTTTTGACGGCGTAGCGCTGTACCCGCAATTAGCGGTATCGCCTGCTGTAACCTTTGGTTTAAGAGGCGAGTACTTTAAAGTGAAAGATAATGGTGGCAATGTAAAAGGTATTACCGTTACCTCAAACATAAAAGCCGGACCGTTAACTATTATTCCTGAAGTAAGGTTTGACAGCAAGAGCAGTGATTTTGGAACTGTGTTTACTGATAGCAATGGTGCGCTTACTAACCATGCTTCGCAATTTGTACTGGCTGCTGTTTACGCTTTCTAG